One part of the Aspergillus luchuensis IFO 4308 DNA, chromosome 5, nearly complete sequence genome encodes these proteins:
- the atg2 gene encoding putative autophagy regulatory protein Atg2 (BUSCO:EOG092602MO;~COG:U;~EggNog:ENOG410PG7X;~InterPro:IPR026885,IPR026849,IPR026886,IPR015412;~PFAM:PF13329,PF09333;~go_process: GO:0006914 - autophagy [Evidence IEA];~go_process: GO:0030242 - autophagy of peroxisome [Evidence IEA]): METKQDAPLKRQPEDKPDLVTGLLTVGQVKVDAVSSPSSEDETSSRNQRRLISLSDINVALVSEPVVFSNYSRFTVPISPEITSPESPLQPKPSPPPSHVSSPPSEHASEEDTALDLTRSILFEPSRGLSESKIIEQYAPEHAPEMEGSVCTYDGRFSDADTEEETRSYGYMGESQNLPVDDEILDNPAYLDSVIDSHLHDDELDGTDQFSPEVGHHILGNEDTPRLRTPELHAAGSASHYSDTQNAMILAPRSQVPAVASLAQDHLQHPEAVDVPTRPALLAVGPEVTQDPQPYADDQTSPVTSVPPSEASSSSSTSGSFNQDELSESRLFSNEEAQSMYMSAISHDSMSRSFMPNIPGAWDSPESTVVRDSHAHVHHGSGPDVHHMDQGHDDDETAATPKLTPQAGLHISQECLIDDSPEAQHEPTDKERSQDLSGLNKFSDVARRFFSINKVVISIPSVDEDGDGADDTPSASYTAEETSGLEETTACLRDSATEDYFVPPGRKASTRTRSDTIRPASYGHEGAEKASRPSQHDGQTQSKRSPNDLEVEIFSAELQFDIAIGWLVLKVAHKILNAFSNDSEVSQDISQPPEQKRQAIKLALRNLAIKFVEHVPGYSYPAEIDSSPFFGLLHNDILLQTCLSGLEAQLSIDKDITKLHLNIKGFSLGFASEHLISFSENFKMRDSVRDVLSAEQGDIDLSITKSPDSTTVNLMTLPLQLNLNIQRLEEAIGWFGGLSTILELGNSISSASSPKGPKKEAPKRPRGVHFEEFPPPAASERTGSAPLKVNVRIGGLAADVVGETHYVRLRTTAAKIVSRSSGVAVQIDKAKFTGPLPLDDSRDAPAKINLTDIRVEYRFSPKEEDLDRLLGLITPSKDKYDEDDDIMLDTLFRQRRQGSVLCVTVCGARVAVSRTTDLDSISQLADELSRLSNVTKYLPEDDRPGVLTLALMRELEVQVHIGGQVGEMSAVLRNTELAFISLPSLIAAQLGSITVARNRDEELVGEASAIGHKPSLSQSPLPVLMARYIADEMDPTVKVKLHNFRAEYTLPSIIAFLGLSEDMTTGDVAANMASSLANLAELQPPHQNVQPEKEGRSDTPSKPIKLTIDLRDCVLGLNPRGTGAKGLVVLTNAKFSGAIHDPVSSDATLELRKASLMIIDDVANVGYADNVQRRSSAPPHSNQVQSFIDHGFVTVCTISSATATVKIMKLSDDGAKSLDVELRDDLLILETCADSTQTLISIVNGLQPPTPPSAAAKYRTEVLPIQDMLSSFTGDAFFTDMPEPPETTEPADQDQEGHLEDERDYVSDFKHVSAVPEHGSLTEGMMAGSNELLDSFHSQYYVSSSISELDFREDHFAQKSAVGGTAHRWDSTQNTYGLSDDSKLQKSPLRIRVRDAHVIWNLFDGYDWQRTRDTISKAVKDVERKAIERRARAGSRASPSFDEEEESVIGDCLFNSIYIGVPANKDPRDIRNDINRNIDDLASETGSYATTTTVTGATVRQSQSPSVRGKKLRLSRSKYHKMTFELKGICADLVVFPPDSGETQSSLDVRIKDLEVFDHVPTSTWKKFATYMHEAGEKESGTSMIHLEILTVRPVPQLAATEIVLKATILPLRLHVDQDALDFICRFFEFRDDSAPTPTAPSDVPFLQRVEVNAVPVRLDFKPKRVDYAGLRSGRTTEFMNFFILDAADMTMRHVIIYGVSGFDKLGQTLNDIWMPDIKRNQLPGVLAGLAPIRSLVNVGGGVKDLVAVPVREYRKDGRLVRSIQKGALSFAKTTSNELVKLGAKLAIGTQTVLQGAEDILTTPNASGAGAEDEYADDEEAKKISLYADQPVGVVQGLRGAFRGLERDLLLTRDAIVAVPGEVMESGSAKAAAKAVWKRAPTVVLRPAIGVSKAVGQTLLGAGNTLDPSNRRKMEDKYKRH; the protein is encoded by the exons ATGGAGACGAAACAGGATGCACCACTAAAGAGGCAACCGGAAGATAAGCCTGACTTGGTCACGGGGTTACTGACTGTTGGACAAGTCAAAGTGGATGCTGTGTCTTCGCCATCGAGCGAGGATGAGACTTCCTCACGGAACCAGCGACGGTTGATCTCGTTGTCCGACATCAACGTCGCCTTGGTGTCGGAGCCTGTCGTTTTCTCTAATTACTCAAGGTTCACTGTCCCGATATCTCCAGAGATCACGTCTCCAGAGAGTCCTTTGCAGCCAAAGCCGAGCCCTCCCCCAAGCCATGTTTCGTCCCCGCCATCGGAGCACGCGTCTGAAGAGGACACCGCACTGGACTTGACAAGGTCGATACTGTTTGAGCCATCTCGTGGACTATCAGAATCAAAGATAATAGAACAATATGCGCCCGAACATGCGCCCGAGATGGAAGGATCTGTGTGCACCTACGACGGCAGATTTTCTGACGCCGACACGGAGGAGGAAACCAGGAGTTATGGTTACATGGGAGAGTCGCAGAACCTACCGGTTGACGATGAGATACTGGACAATCCTGCGTATCTTGATTCTGTGATCGATTCGcatcttcatgatgatgagctcGATGGCACAGATCAGTTTTCACCGGAAGTCGGTCACCACATTTTGGGCAATGAAGATACCCCGCGCCTTCGGACACCAGAGTTGCACGCCGCCGGATCAGCATCACACTACAGTGATACACAGAATGCTATGATCCTTGCGCCTAGGTCACAGGTACCAGCTGTCGCTAGCCTCGCACAGGATCACCTACAACATCCTGAAGCGGTTGATGTTCCTACTCGACCAGCCTTGCTCGCAGTGGGGCCAGAGGTTACGCAAGATCCCCAGCCGTATGCCGATGACCAAACATCGCCTGTTACCTCTGTACCTCCTTCAGAAGCAAGTAGTTCAAGCTCAACATCTGGATCTTTCAACCAGGACGAGCTTTCCGAGTCAAGGCTCTTTTCTAACGAGGAGGCACAGAGTATGTACATGAGTGCCATAAGTCATGATTCTATGTCAAGAAGCTTCATGCCAAATATTCCCGGTGCCTGGGATTCCCCGGAATCCACGGTAGTTAGGGACTCACATGCTCATGTGCACCATGGAAGCGGGCCCGATGTACATCATATGGACCagggccatgatgatgatgagactgCTGCCACCCCTAAACTAACACCGCAAGCAGGATTGCATATATCGCAGGAGTGCCTTATAGATGATTCTCCAGAGGCACAACATGAGCCCACCGACAAAGAACGTTCTCAGGATTTATCAGGCCTGAACAAGTTTTCTGACGTCGCAAGACGGTTCTTTAGCATCAACAAGGTCGTCATTTCCATACCTTccgtggatgaagatggtgacgGCGCAGATGACACCCCATCTGCGTCCTACACTGCAGAAGAAACTAGCGGCCTGGAGGAGACGACGGCATGCTTGCGTGATTCAGCAACTGAAGACTACTTTGTGCCTCCTGGCAGGAAGGCTTCTACACGAACTCGCAGTGATACGATTAGACCGGCCTCATACGGGCACGAGGGCGCCGAAAAAGCTTCTCGGCCTTCGCAGCATGATGGGCAGACACAGTCTAAGCGGAGCCCGAACGACTTGGAGGTTGAGATATTCTCCGCGGAACTCCAATTCGACATCGCCATCGGCTGGCTCGTGCTCAAGGTTGCACATAAGATTCTTAATGCTTTCAGCAATGACAGCGAGGTCAGCCAGGACATAAGTCAGCCGCCAGAGCAGAAGCGACAGGCTATCAAGTTGGCTCTTCGCAATCTTGCCATCAAATTTGTCGAGCATGTTCCAGGATATTCATACCCTGCCGAAATAGACAGCTCGCCATTCTTCGGTCTGCTACATAACGATATCTTATTGCAGACATGTCTGTCAGGCCTTGAAGCTCAGCTTTCGATTGACAAAGACATTACAAAGCTCCATCTGAATATCAAAGGCTTTAGTCTCGGGTTCGCCTCTGAACACTTAATATCGTTCAGCGAAAATTTCAAGATGCGCGATTCCGTGAGAGATGTCTTGTCAGCCGAGCAAGGGGATATCGATCTCTCTATCACAAAATCGCCTGATTCCACCACTGTAAACCTCATGACACTTCCTTTACAGCTAAATTTGAATATCCAGCGACTGGAAGAGGCCATAGGTTGGTTTGGCGGGCTGAGCACAATATTGGAACTTGGCAACTCGATCTCATCGGCTTCATCTCCCAAGGGGCCGAAGAAGGAGGCCCCGAAGCGTCCTCGTGGTGTGCACTTCGAAGAATTCCCTCCACCGGCAGCGAGTGAACGAACAGGCTCGGCGCCCTTGAAGGTAAATGTCAGGATCGGAGGGCTTGCAGCAGATGTGGTCGGAGAGACCCACTATGTCAGGCTGAGGACAACCGCTGCCAAGATCGTTAGCAGGTCTAGTGGCGTAGCGGTGCAGATAGACAAGGCCAAATTCACCGGCCCCTTGCCTCTGGACGATTCTCGGGACGCTCCAGCCAAGATTAACCTGACCGATATCAGGGTTGAGTACCGCTTTTCTCcgaaggaagaagacttGGACCGGCTACTTGGCTTAATCACTCCGTCTAAGGACAAgtacgacgaagatgatgatatcatgTTAGATACGCTCTTCCGCCAGCGGAGGCAGGGTTCTGTACTCTGCGTTACGGTCTGTGGAGCACGGGTTGCTGTTTCTCGCACTACTGACCTCGACTCCATCTCCCAGCTGGCAGATGAACTGAGCCGACTGTCGAATGTCACAAAGTACCTACCAGAGGATGACAGGCCTGGTGTGCTGACCCTTGCACTGATGCGTGAACTTGAGGTTCAGGTACATATAGGTGGGCAGGTGGGGGAAATGAGCGCCGTTCTTCGGAATACCGAGCTAGCCTTTATAAGCCTGCCCTCACTCATTGCTGCGCAGCTGGGCTCCATAACTGTTGCTAGGAATAGGGACGAAGAGCTTGTCGGAGAAGCATCAGCAATTGGTCACAAACCCAGCTTAAGCCAGAGTCCACTCCCGGTCTTGATGGCTCGCTATATTGCTGATGAGATGGACCCCACGGTCAAAGTGAAGTTGCACAACTTCCGCGCAGAATATACACTCCCATCTATCATCGCCTTCCTCGGACTCAGTGAGGATATGACTACTGGGGATGTGGCTGCCAACATGGCAAGCTCCTTGGCCAACCTCGCAGAATTGCAGCCTCCACATCAGAACGTCCAACCGGAGAAAGAGGGCCGTTCTGACACCCCTTCAAAGCCTATCAAGTTGACCATTGACCTTCGAGACTGCGTGCTTGGTCTCAACCCACGCGGCACTGGTGCCAAAGGTCTCGTAGTTCTCACCAACGCCAAGTTTTCTGGTGCGATACATGATCCCGTGTCTTCTGATGCCACACTAGAGCTCCGGAAAGCGTCTCTCATGATCATAGATGATGTGGCAAATGTGGGATATGCGGACAATGTCCAAAGGCGAAGCTCAGCTCCTCCGCACAGCAATCAGGTGCAGTCTTTTATTGACCATGGCTTTGTGACGGTTTGCACGATTTCTTCAGCCACAGCTACGGTCAAGATAATGAAGctgagtgatgatggggcAAAGTCTCTCGATGTGGAGCTGAGGGATGATTTGCTGATCCTGGAGACTTGTGCCGACTCAACACAGACTCTCATAAGCATAGTTAATGGGCTCCAGCCTCCTACTCCCCCAAGCGCAGCTGCGAAGTACCGTACGGAAGTACTACCCATCCAGGATATGCTATCTTCTTTTACCGGAGATGCTTTCTTTACAGACATGCCGGAGCCACCCGAAACGACGGAGCCTGCTGATCAGGATCAGGAGGGACACCTGGAAGATGAGCGTGACTATGTCAGTGACTTTAAACATGTCAGCGCGGTCCCCGAACATGGATCTTTGACAGAGGGTATGATGGCGGGTTCGAACGAACTCCTAGATAGCTTTCACTCGCAGTACTATGTGTCATCGAGTATTTCCGAGCTGGACTTCCGAGAGGATCACTTTGCCCAAAAGTCTGCTGTTGGCGGTACAGCGCACCGCTGGGATTCTACTCAGAACACTTACGGACTCTCGGACGACTCCAAGCTTCAGAAGAGCCCGCTGAGGATCAGAGTCCGCGATGCACACGTGATCTGGAACTTATTCGATGGATACGACTGGCAGCGGACTAGGGATACTATATCGAAGGCTGTGAAGGACGTGGAGCGGAAAGCCATTGAACGACGTGCGCGTGCTGGCAGCCGAGCATCTCCCAGctttgacgaggaagaagagtctGTGATCGGTGACTGCTTGTTCAACTCGATCTATATCGGTGTCCCTGCTAATAAGGATCCCCGCGACATCCGCAATGACATCAATCGCAACATCGACGACCTCGCGAGTGAAACGGGAAGCTACGCGACTACGACGACTGTCACAGGGGCCACGGTCCGGCAAAGCCAGTCGCCCTCGGTCCGTGGAAAGAAGCTGCGCTTGTCTCGAAGCAAGTACCATAAGATGACATTCGAACTCAAGGGAATATGTGCGGACCTGGTCGTATTCCCACCCGACTCCGGGGAAACGCAGAGCTCATTAGATGTTCGCATCAAAGACCTGGAGGTGTTTGATCATGTGCCTACTTCTACGTGGAAGAAATTCGCAACATATATGCACGAAGCGGGCGAGAAGGAGAGTGGGACAAGCATGATTCACCTGGAGATCTTGACTGTGAGACCGGTACCTCAGCTCGCTGCAACCGAAATCGTGCTGAAGGCGACAATACTCCCTCTGCGGTTACATGTTGATCAAGACGCTTTGGATTTTATTTGCCGCTTCTTCGAGTTCCGTGATGATTCAGCGCCGACTCCAACAGCTCCGAGCGATGTCCCATTTTTACAAAGAGTCGAGGTGAATGCCGTTCCTGTCAGACTTGATTTCAAGCCTAAGCGAGTCGACTACGCGGGACTCAGATCTGGCCGGACAACCGAGTTCATGAATTTCTTCATACTGGATGCAGCTGACATGACCATGCGACATGTCATTATCTACGGGGTGTCGGGCTTTGACAAGCTTGGACAAACGCTCAACGACATCTGGATGCCAGATATCAAGAGGAACCAGCTGCCTGGCGTGCTGGCCGGACTTGCTCCGATTCGGTCTCTCGTTAACGTGGGCGGAGGGGTGAAGGATCTCGTGGCGGTTCCTGTGCGCGAGTACCGCAAAGACGGTCGCCTTGTACGAAGCATCCAAAAAGGCGCATTATCCTTCGCGAAGACCACTTCGAACGAGCTCGTCAAGCTGGGTGCCAAGCTTGCTATCGGAACACAGACGGTCCTTCAAGGCGCCGAAGATATTCTCACTACCCCTAATGCATCGGGAGCTGGCGCAGAAGACGAGTACgctgacgatgaagaggcgaagaagatctcCCTGTACGCCGATCAACCCGTAGGGGTGGTCCAAGGTCTTCGCGGCGCATTCCGGGGGCTGGAGCGCGATCTGCTTTTGACACGGGATGCCATAGTTGCAGTGCCTGGCGAAGTCATGGAGAGCGGAAGCGCCAAGGCCGCCGCAAAAGCTGTCTGGAAGCGTGCTCCGACTGTGGTTCTTCGGCCTGCCATTGGTGTATCCAAGGCCGTGGGGCAGACGCTGCTGGGGGCTGGGAACACACTGGATCCTAGTAACCGGCgaaagatggaagat AAATATAAACGCCATTAA